Below is a window of Arabidopsis thaliana chromosome 2, partial sequence DNA.
TGTGGCTgtagtttttttctgttaccGTTCCTTTGTAAGCCTGGTTTCACTCTTGTTTGGCCTGTGGTCAGTCGCTCCACGAAGCATATACATATTCCTGAATCCTTGTCTTAAGAAGATGTATTATGATTTGGCTTTCATTATTGTTTATAGCTAGATCTTGAAATGCTTTGCGAGAAAAAATTGTGTTCATGCCTGCAAAATCTTATATGAAGTTTATATATTAGGTCACataaatcatctttttttatCCATCTTTGTATATTCTGACGCTCTACTCTttcatttgattgtttaagcTTACTGAAGAGTTGGGAAAGATGTCGGAGAAGCTCAAACTAACTGAAAACCTTCTTGACAGTAAAGTATGTTTGCAATGTTTCTCAGTTGCTTTTCATTTTccaatctcttttatttttctggatTCTGTATTTGATGATATCGCATCTTGTCACAGAACcttgaaatcaagaaaataaacgaaGAAAAAAGGGCTTCAATGGCAGCTCAATTTGCTGCAGAAGCCACTCTTCGAAGGGTTCATGCTGCTCAAAAGGATGACGATATGCCTCCTATTGAAGCTATTCTCGCTCCTTTAGAGGCTGAACTCAAGTTGGCGAGACATGAAGTATTTTACTTCCTTTCAATCAACTATATCTCTTATTTCCTTGCTTATTGAGTCTTGGAACCTTTTTAATAACTGGGCATTGCATTCTTCATTTGTAGATTGTTAAACTTCAAGATGACAACAGAGCATTGGACCGTCTAACCAAGTCGAAGGAAGCAGCTTTGCTTGATGCTGAAAGAACTGTTCAGTCTGCTCTTGCAAAGGCTTCAATGGTTGATGACCTCCAGAATAAAAACCAAGAGCTAATGAAACAGATAGAAATTTGTCAGGTATCACTTTCGCCTCCTTTACCCAGCAGTACTATAAATTCCTGGATCTCTCTCCTTCGTTTTCGTGAGCATGCCTTGTTTATCGATTGTTCAAATTAGGAAGAGAACAGAATTTTGGACAAGTTGCACAGACAAAAGGTTGCAGAAGTTGAAAAGTTTACCCAGACCGTACGGGAGCTTGAAGAAGCTGTTCTTGCTGGTGGTACAGCTGCAAATGCAGTGAGAGATTACCAGAGGAAATTTCAAGAAATGaatgtaataattaaattacaCGTTTAGTGCCTCATTAGCCTATTGCTACCCTTGTACTTAAAATTCAATTCCTGTGCTAATCATAGCTATGGCCATTAATCCTTTCATTAGGAAGAGAGGAGAATCCTTGATCGGGAACTGGCTCGTGCCAAAGTAAGTGCAAGCAGGGTTGCAACTGTAGTGGCAAATGAGTGGAAAGATGGTAGCGATAAAGTGATGCCTGTGAAGCAATGGCTCGAAGAACGAAGATTTCTGCAGGttacttttgatattttatttttgggctTCTGTTACTGCTTCGAGTTGTGATTCATATTCACAGGAACCATTGTAACTTGAGTAAGTGCATTCTTTAACCATTttcctgtttctttttggaCAGGGAGAAATGCAACAACTACGTGACAAACTTGCCATAGCTGATCGAGCTGCAAAATCTGAAGCTCAGCTAAAGGTAAGAATTCGGAGTTCAGATCCATATAGCTTTAGTCTTCTTTATGTCCTTATGTATCAAGGCTTTAATTAGAATTGCTGCTTTTGCCTTTTGCAGGAGAAATTTCAACTGCGGCTTAGAGTCTTAGAAGAGAGTTTAAGAGGGCCTTCAAGCAGTGGAAACCGATCGACACCTGAGGGAAGAAGTATGAGCAACGGGCCTTCTCGAAGACAATCCCTTGGCGGAGCTGATATTATTCCGAAACTGACATCAAATGGATTTTTCTCCAAGAGGTCACCAAGTTCTCAGTTTAGATCTTTGAATGCTAGTACAAGCACAATATTGAAGCATGCGAAAGGAACATCCAGATCATTTGACGGAGGCAGTAGATCTTTAGATAGGAGTAAAGTACTAACAAACGAACCCAGATCGAAGTTTCCATTGAACCAATCTTCTGAAGGAACAAGCGGAGGCGGGTCACctaattcaacaaaacaagGAGATTCAGAGAAAGCAGCAGGGACAAATAATGATAGTGTCCCAGGAGTATTACATGATTTGCTTCAAAAGGAGGTGATAACTTTAAGGAAAGCTGCTAATGATAAAGATCAAAGCCTTAGAGATAAAGACGAAGCTATTGAGGTTAGTCATTAGTTTTACACCTTTCCAAGAAACGTTtgcttatatttatttatattctctGATCAAAATACTTGGGCTTGTGTTTGCTTTTAGATGTTGGCCAAGAAGGttgaaacactaacaaaggCGATGGAAGTGGAAGCAAAGAAGATGCGAAGAGAAGTAGCAGCAATGGAGAAAGAGGTTTCAGCTATGCGTGTGGATAACAAAGGATCAGATAGTAGAACGAGACGTCACTCTACTAACTCAAAAGGAGCTTCAACAACTGCACAGTTACTTTCTGGAAGGTACCTgatgttttcttattataatGACCCAATGTAACGATTATAAGTTGGTTAGGTTAGTTTTCTTTAACACTTGAACGTTTGCTTTGCATTGTTGTTTTAGCAGAGGCTCAGGACGAATGGGGATGACGAGGAGCACGCAGTGATCAAAGAAGTCGATTCCACGAGCAAAATATGAATCTCAATTCAGTGGTTAATAGATTGAAGGAATGACAAAAAGCATACAAATATAGAAATCCAATATGGGAGGTTTGTGTGCTTCTTAACATAGTAAGATTTCAAAGTTAAAAActgatttttaatttcttggctgatgtttattgttttcctcatatatagaaaagagTTAGGTTTGTGTTTTAACTACTAACTTGAGCTTAGTGTGTGATTTATtgtatctctctctatcttacCTTTGtccatttttctcattttgggGTATGTtatagatttaagaaattagTTCAGAAACAGAGGTGAGAGTTATTagtgaaaaaattgaaattgtcATTAGTTTCATTGATCCAGACACAACATTCACTAACATTAGTTGAGTCTGGTCTCCTTGAAGGCTTGAAAAGAGATGTCCCTTTGAATATAATGAATCTGTGAAGGATCAAAAGGACCTCTCACTCTATCAATCTTTGTAATGACTGCTCTCTCCGGCAACACACTCCTCGCCGGATCCACCGCCGTTTCTCCGCTCAAGCACGACGACACTCCTTTAAAGATTACAACTTCCACTTCTTCATCGTCGACAATGGCCGTCACTATAAGCGCTTCTTCTCTACACGACTGGCTATATATCTCCAACATCGCCATTTCCTCGTTGTATCCATAcatttcatcttcatcttcaccaCCTCCCTCGTCTCTCACCCTTCTCCGAGCACCGCACCAGAACATCTTCaaagctcttcttctctccgCCACTGGAGGGACGGTGAAAAGTTTTTTCCGGTAGTTATACGAGTTTGTGAGCGAGGGTATTTTAGTCATTTGATCTTTCTGTCCGAAAACGAATAATCCGGCTATGCCACCGGATAAATTCGCCGGCGTGATAAGCATTCTGATATTGTAGTGCATGAGGACCGTGACTTTGTCTATAGATAAGATTTTAAAGGACTCGTGTATGTTTACAAATAAGGGTAGTACCAATTGGATTAATTACAACAGAGTGCCACTACAGCTATTACCAGTCGCTTTCGTTGCCTCTCTCTTCAAACCAGTGGCTACTTACTCAACACTGTACGTCTTcaatcatttcttcttctttcttctccaaccaaAATCTCTTTCTCAGTTCTCTAGGGTTTTCAATACTCACACCAAAGCTTAATGCCGATCAACGATCAGTTTCCTAGTGGGTTAAGAATACTCGTTGTAGACGATGATACTTCATGCTTGTTCATTCTCGAGAAAATGCTTCTCCGTCTCATGTACCAAGGTCTAATTCTTTATCAAAGTTCCCACCTTTTAATAGATTTTCTCAAGaaagttttaacatttttgttttatcttctctttGTAGTTACAATTTGCTCACAAGCTGATGTTGCGTTAACCATtctaagagaaagaaaagacagtTTTGATTTGGTGCTAAGTGATGTTCATATGCCTGGTATGAATGGTTacaatcttcttcaacaagttGGTCTTCTTGAAATGGATCTTCCTGTCATTAGTAAGACTCTGTTGTTATGTTTTGTCTCTAAAGATTGAATCTTTGCATCAATGTTTCTTacatttgctctgtttctagTGATGTCTGTTGATGGAAGAACAACTACAGTCATGACTGGAATCAACCATGGAGCTTGTGATTATCTAATCAAACCTATTCGTCCTGAAGAGCTTAAGAACATTTGGCAACATGTTGTTAGAAGGAAATGTGTGATGAAGAAAGAGCTTCGAAGTTCTCAAGCTTTAGAGGATAACAAGAACAGTGGTAGCCTCGAGACTGTTGTTGTTTCGGTTAGTGAATGCTCAGAGGAAAGTTTGATGAAATGTaggaataagaagaagaagaagaagagaagtgttGATAGAGATGATAAtgaagatgatcttcttcttgatcctGGAAACTCGAAGAAGTCACGCGTTGTTTGGTCTATTGAATTGCATCAACAATTCGTTAATGCCGTAAACAAACTTGGAATTGACAGtatgatcctaaacactatCTTATTGCTTGTAGAAGAAATTCAAAGTAATTTGTGCTTATAAGAATCTCTCTTATTGTTTCAGAAGCTGTACCAAAGCGGATTCTCGAGTTGATGAATGTTCCTGGTTTAAGCAGAGAAAACGTGGCTAGTCATTTACAGGTttctttgattgattgattgaatctttcttcttattagGGTCTCTATAAGGGTTATGACTGAATCAATACCATTTGCAGAAGTTCCGATTGTATTTGAAGAGATTAAGCGGTGAAGCTTCGCAGAGTAATGACTCTGAGTCTACCAAAAGATATGAAAACATTCAAGCTCTGGTTTCCTCAGGACAATTACATCCACAGACATTAGCTGCATTGTTTGGTCAACCAATAGACAATCATCACTCTGCTAGTTTTGGAGTTTGGATTCCTAATGACAATCTTGGTAGATCTCAAAATGAACACTTCTCGGTTGATGTATCATCCGCTTCTAACCGTCCTGTTTCTGTGGCGGTTCATGGTCTATCTTCCTCAGCAAATTTCAGACAGAGAGGTGACGTTAACAACAACAGAATCAGACAAGGGTATGGATCAAATGTCAATGAAGAATCTTGGATCTTGGAAAGATCTTCAAGACAAAGATAGTGACCAATATGGATACGCTTAAGAAGAGAAGGCTCTGCAACtgtttcttttaaatcttCAGGAATGGATTAATGTCAGAAGAAAACTTGTGTGTCTGCAATGTTAGCTTAGGAAAGTAATTATGTAACCAATATTTTGAATTGTTATCTCTCACTTTATTATGGTTGCCAAAAGTTTTAGCCTGATAATAACCACAAGACATGCAACAAACAAGTCTCAAAGTACACAAAACATCAAACGCAACACTAGTTTTGTTACTGCTAATGTTGCACAACTTTAGCCAAACAAAAAGCAGCAGCTGAAGCAATCGCTCCTATAAAGGCGGTTTCAAACGCACTTCTGAGGGGCTTGCTTCCAGTGAAATGCCCTTTTGCATAGCCAAATATGAAGAGCGCAAACAGAGTTATAACCACAGACGCCACTACCGCATCCATGGCATGCGGTATGAGCATGTAGGGAAGTAACGGTATAAAACCGCCAAGAACATAAGCGATTGCAATCGTGAACGCGCTTTGTAACGCTCTTTTTGGATCAGGCTTCTCTAATCCCAGCTCAAACCTGTAACGAAACAATAAAGTCTCACTTATATAACAAGTTACATGCTTATAGTAGGAATATAAACATTTTGTGATAGGTAAAGAGTGTTAAACTTAACCAAATCAATAAGATAAGTTTTTATATTCAcgtaatttgttgttttctgtttgttaCTATTCACGTACTTTATTTGTTgcaacaaaaaagattaaaattgGAAGTCGGACCATATAAGAATCTTGCCCACACCTGGAAAGTATAAGCTCAGCTTTTGCAGAAATCTAAAAGTATCCCTcgattttctctttaattaagactatataatatacataaaataatactaatggactatatagtatacataaaataaCACTAATTTTCATTAGTGAGACTAACCTCATCATAAAATCAAGCCAAGCTTGAGGATTCTTACGAAGAGCATTAACTACAGGTGAATATTCATGTGGCTCTATCCCGTACTGTGCCAGAATCTCTGCCACTTCAGCTGCCTCTGTTTTAAATCCATATCGTAATTAAAATGTGTTAAACCggataattttcttatatatggATGGCTTAGA
It encodes the following:
- the MAP70-3 gene encoding microtubule-associated proteins 70-3 (microtubule-associated proteins 70-3 (MAP70-3); FUNCTIONS IN: microtubule binding; INVOLVED IN: cytoskeleton organization; LOCATED IN: microtubule; EXPRESSED IN: 17 plant structures; EXPRESSED DURING: 9 growth stages; CONTAINS InterPro DOMAIN/s: Myosin II heavy chain-like (InterPro:IPR009768); BEST Arabidopsis thaliana protein match is: microtubule-associated proteins 70-4 (TAIR:AT1G14840.1).) is translated as MEEGGYAFEVNNGRPTASEFGTTARISSPSLTMSSSFREGGGGGGSKGLTRRRSMKPSFDADNEFITLLHGSDPVKVELNRLENDVRDKDRELSESQAEIKALRLSERQREKAVEELTEELGKMSEKLKLTENLLDSKNLEIKKINEEKRASMAAQFAAEATLRRVHAAQKDDDMPPIEAILAPLEAELKLARHEIVKLQDDNRALDRLTKSKEAALLDAERTVQSALAKASMVDDLQNKNQELMKQIEICQEENRILDKLHRQKVAEVEKFTQTVRELEEAVLAGGTAANAVRDYQRKFQEMNEERRILDRELARAKVSASRVATVVANEWKDGSDKVMPVKQWLEERRFLQGEMQQLRDKLAIADRAAKSEAQLKEKFQLRLRVLEESLRGPSSSGNRSTPEGRSMSNGPSRRQSLGGADIIPKLTSNGFFSKRSPSSQFRSLNASTSTILKHAKGTSRSFDGGSRSLDRSKVLTNEPRSKFPLNQSSEGTSGGGSPNSTKQGDSEKAAGTNNDSVPGVLHDLLQKEVITLRKAANDKDQSLRDKDEAIEMLAKKVETLTKAMEVEAKKMRREVAAMEKEVSAMRVDNKGSDSRTRRHSTNSKGASTTAQLLSGSRGSGRMGMTRSTQ
- the MAP70-3 gene encoding microtubule-associated proteins 70-3 (microtubule-associated proteins 70-3 (MAP70-3); FUNCTIONS IN: microtubule binding; INVOLVED IN: cytoskeleton organization; LOCATED IN: microtubule, plasma membrane; EXPRESSED IN: 17 plant structures; EXPRESSED DURING: 9 growth stages; CONTAINS InterPro DOMAIN/s: Myosin II heavy chain-like (InterPro:IPR009768); BEST Arabidopsis thaliana protein match is: microtubule-associated proteins 70-4 (TAIR:AT1G14840.1); Has 32985 Blast hits to 20590 proteins in 1788 species: Archae - 429; Bacteria - 4222; Metazoa - 17320; Fungi - 2752; Plants - 1806; Viruses - 150; Other Eukaryotes - 6306 (source: NCBI BLink).), whose product is MEEGGYAFEVNNGRPTASEFGTTARISSPSLTMSSSFREGGGGGGSKGLTRRRSMKPSFDADNEFITLLHGSDPVKVELNRLENDVRDKDRELSESQAEIKALRLSERQREKAVEELTEELGKMSEKLKLTENLLDSKNLEIKKINEEKRASMAAQFAAEATLRRVHAAQKDDDMPPIEAILAPLEAELKLARHEIVKLQDDNRALDRLTKSKEAALLDAERTVQSALAKASMVDDLQNKNQELMKQIEICQEENRILDKLHRQKVAEVEKFTQTVRELEEAVLAGGTAANAVRDYQRKFQEMNEERRILDRELARAKVSASRVATVVANEWKDGSDKVMPVKQWLEERRFLQGEMQQLRDKLAIADRAAKSEAQLKEKFQLRLRVLEESLRGPSSSGNRSTPEGRSMSNGPSRRQSLGGADIIPKLTSNGFFSKRSPSSQFRSLNASTSTILKHAKGTSRSFDGGSRSLDRSKVLTNEPRSKFPLNQSSEGTSGGGSPNSTKQGDSEKAAGTNNDSVPGVLHDLLQKEVITLRKAANDKDQSLRDKDEAIEMLAKKVETLTKAMEVEAKKMRREVAAMEKEVSAMRVDNKGSDSRTRRHSTNSKGASTTAQLLSGRGSGRMGMTRSTQ
- a CDS encoding uncharacterized protein (unknown protein; FUNCTIONS IN: molecular_function unknown; INVOLVED IN: biological_process unknown; LOCATED IN: chloroplast; Has 120 Blast hits to 120 proteins in 52 species: Archae - 0; Bacteria - 80; Metazoa - 0; Fungi - 0; Plants - 24; Viruses - 0; Other Eukaryotes - 16 (source: NCBI BLink).), yielding MLITPANLSGGIAGLFVFGQKDQMTKIPSLTNSYNYRKKLFTVPPVAERRRALKMFWCGARRRVRDEGGGEDEDEMYGYNEEMAMLEIYSQSCREEALIVTAIVDDEEVEVVIFKGVSSCLSGETAVDPARSVLPERAVITKIDRVRGPFDPSQIHYIQRDISFQAFKETRLN
- the RR14 gene encoding response regulator 14 (response regulator 14 (RR14); CONTAINS InterPro DOMAIN/s: Response regulator, plant B-type (InterPro:IPR017053), Myb-like DNA-binding domain, SHAQKYF class (InterPro:IPR006447), CheY-like (InterPro:IPR011006), Homeodomain-like (InterPro:IPR009057), Myb, DNA-binding (InterPro:IPR014778), Signal transduction response regulator, receiver domain (InterPro:IPR001789), Homeodomain-related (InterPro:IPR012287), HTH transcriptional regulator, Myb-type, DNA-binding (InterPro:IPR017930); BEST Arabidopsis thaliana protein match is: response regulator 2 (TAIR:AT4G16110.1); Has 95871 Blast hits to 95103 proteins in 2981 species: Archae - 533; Bacteria - 85361; Metazoa - 37; Fungi - 351; Plants - 2714; Viruses - 3; Other Eukaryotes - 6872 (source: NCBI BLink).) encodes the protein MPINDQFPSGLRILVVDDDTSCLFILEKMLLRLMYQVTICSQADVALTILRERKDSFDLVLSDVHMPGMNGYNLLQQVGLLEMDLPVIMMSVDGRTTTVMTGINHGACDYLIKPIRPEELKNIWQHVVRRKCVMKKELRSSQALEDNKNSGSLETVVVSVSECSEESLMKCRNKKKKKKRSVDRDDNEDDLLLDPGNSKKSRVVWSIELHQQFVNAVNKLGIDKAVPKRILELMNVPGLSRENVASHLQKFRLYLKRLSGEASQSNDSESTKRYENIQALVSSGQLHPQTLAALFGQPIDNHHSASFGVWIPNDNLGRSQNEHFSVDVSSASNRPVSVAVHGLSSSANFRQRGDVNNNRIRQGYGSNVNEESWILERSSRQR
- the RR14 gene encoding response regulator 14; translation: MPINDQFPSGLRILVVDDDTSCLFILEKMLLRLMYQGLILYQSSHLLIDFLKKVLTFLFYLLFVVTICSQADVALTILRERKDSFDLVLSDVHMPGMNGYNLLQQVGLLEMDLPVIMMSVDGRTTTVMTGINHGACDYLIKPIRPEELKNIWQHVVRRKCVMKKELRSSQALEDNKNSGSLETVVVSVSECSEESLMKCRNKKKKKKRSVDRDDNEDDLLLDPGNSKKSRVVWSIELHQQFVNAVNKLGIDKAVPKRILELMNVPGLSRENVASHLQKFRLYLKRLSGEASQSNDSESTKRYENIQALVSSGQLHPQTLAALFGQPIDNHHSASFGVWIPNDNLGRSQNEHFSVDVSSASNRPVSVAVHGLSSSANFRQRGDVNNNRIRQGYGSNVNEESWILERSSRQR
- the RR14 gene encoding response regulator 14 yields the protein MPGMNGYNLLQQVGLLEMDLPVIMMSVDGRTTTVMTGINHGACDYLIKPIRPEELKNIWQHVVRRKCVMKKELRSSQALEDNKNSGSLETVVVSVSECSEESLMKCRNKKKKKKRSVDRDDNEDDLLLDPGNSKKSRVVWSIELHQQFVNAVNKLGIDKAVPKRILELMNVPGLSRENVASHLQKFRLYLKRLSGEASQSNDSESTKRYENIQALVSSGQLHPQTLAALFGQPIDNHHSASFGVWIPNDNLGRSQNEHFSVDVSSASNRPVSVAVHGLSSSANFRQRGDVNNNRIRQGYGSNVNEESWILERSSRQR
- the VIT1 gene encoding vacuolar iron transporter 1 (vacuolar iron transporter 1 (VIT1); CONTAINS InterPro DOMAIN/s: Protein of unknown function DUF125, transmembrane (InterPro:IPR008217); Has 1947 Blast hits to 1945 proteins in 688 species: Archae - 106; Bacteria - 1196; Metazoa - 0; Fungi - 163; Plants - 191; Viruses - 0; Other Eukaryotes - 291 (source: NCBI BLink).), with amino-acid sequence MSSEEDKITRISIEPEKQTLLDHHTEKHFTAGEIVRDIIIGVSDGLTVPFALAAGLSGANASSSIVLTAGIAEVAAGAISMGLGGYLAAKSEEDHYAREMKREQEEIVAVPETEAAEVAEILAQYGIEPHEYSPVVNALRKNPQAWLDFMMRFELGLEKPDPKRALQSAFTIAIAYVLGGFIPLLPYMLIPHAMDAVVASVVITLFALFIFGYAKGHFTGSKPLRSAFETAFIGAIASAAAFCLAKVVQH